In Mercenaria mercenaria strain notata chromosome 15, MADL_Memer_1, whole genome shotgun sequence, a single genomic region encodes these proteins:
- the LOC123543606 gene encoding uncharacterized protein LOC123543606 isoform X2, translated as MPGFKDLLRKFEGKPLVGQTSSQQLKTTMQKEPVPNRLSDVFDGNNGLKDDVKEATSFKKTTSDNTTGGSKAVVSNLVVYFTGWVKNNETKTSNQKQFKSSTEANKRGIVSSNTSSTNSNLRMDNKYDTETYLQQRAETKQVNCLSTGSANHLTKCSGASGKGTPNTREDIAANVPYIKVDKPPLQENPCTKGSIKNIAHLVGINNTHVEHNEASTKDLSRQRNGQMDANGFTKLDKTSPHRKGELDSCKSASNIPKWSLLQFDDESDSLCGSETADKKTNHHGNSFQATNNVLQRTNQETAVKVSSRSATTTRTSGVYSDSTQTLSKNNESAMKSTEDMHMNERRAKNTARYVKEVESQLPSRRKYPSEPSNLQNQNIPCGKITRTQENVVKISDSRFSISTPESESGYTESFSVSQISFVSSDQQEIRESTAEQTRQILETHAVSSEISRHRRLKEAKRILDRDGVVFLVSRNGSGSSHLGWDLLSLDTNTEKYNLLEVDHFQICTRSKESATFLADDAFGISNLDKSALDKWLRYVNVSKRNKSRNVKFIFTVKHHILRQCEDKLSDYEKCIVDVERLRLQMDSEEMLDIMINMVENNKDKFKIVLTEENVPVEKKSKSRKYAKLSKQLLSDISENASAVGFPKRFQKFIQNKANIKQGLHYFTLPSKNDLNDMTDMKRSDLDSFLTLVLIALYGELKLAEVCSIDQKRHECAIKRSFKKTKKKTKKRTRSKEERIEESTEIPWWIEIINHYAQHCKDSLYESVETGITLLKGYCIREDKKDVFGFAAPCVKNAVFLTFGQDFPQHILKVCDLSFFKDCVCSDRYFITDKTKCVKIDVSNKVVCSEANKRLLELHANGDIQSFAKHKLLEDGIFIQQFIDSFGKNIDQLWNVIKNDGGNMARCVISCSLENKSSSHHGMVGNLVYSILRHKVWNQKRKGNREWTSQKESEVIKHCCEQGDTEIYFELRRKYNIPVNFQCLQLAIKSGSYAIVNDIMGSVGKDLSDEEKCKGMERALIQFSRNPSKCHHDVVKALLKVVSVDYKIKGVDPIIHTAGKTGDTRVLVTLEVFDGDINVTNSEGKTILHEAIKRKKTAFMTVALNHGADQRKADRSGLLPIHEGAIQNKPHMIRLLMKADENIAMTRDKYGRQPLHYAAINKSFEAANCLIEHGVEIDAYDYKQKTPLHYAAESGKGTVVHSLLEANADINKQDKDGHSPLLFACKNGNVQGVKRLLRKREFMKLNVNTPCNGMFLVHFAASSGERKVFQMLTDAGAHIKEVTQDSNDTVLHIAVEKGHNKLVYHILQKDDSLIGCRNKKGEVPLHIAARHGNLSVTRTLLAHGAERSPINKRSETPISLVERKLSELKRHTEEYENYYSVKMLLSGHKVMLETAL; from the exons ATGCCGGGCTTTAAAGATCTTTTAAGAAAATTTGAAGGCAAGCCCTTGGTAGGTCAAACCTCATCACAACAGTTGAAAACAACTATGCAAAAGGAACCAGTGCCGAATCGACTTTCGGATGTCTTTGACGGCAATAATGGACTTAAAGACGATGTCAAAGAAGCAACTTCATTTAAAAAGACAACGTCAGATAATACAACAGGAGGCAGCAAGGCTGTAGTTTCAAACCTTGTTGTTTATTTCACTGGATGGGTTAAAAACAATGAAACCAAGACTTCTAACCAGAAACAGTTTAAATCCTCTACAGAAGCAAACAAAAGAGGTATCGTCTCATCAAATACTAGCAGTACAAACAGTAACCTTCGGATGGACAATAAATATGACACAGAAACGTATTTACAGCAGCGAGCAGAAACTAAACAAGTGAACTGCTTGTCTACGGGCTCAGCAAACCATTTAACTAAATGCAGTGGTGCTAGCGGAAAAGGTACACCAAACACACGAGAAGACATTGCTGCCAATGTACCTTACATAAAAGTAGACAAGCCACCCTTGCAAGAGAACCCATGTACTAAAGGTTCGATAAAAAACATAGCACACCTTGTTGGTATCAACAATACACACGTTGAACATAATGAAGCCTCAACAAAGGACCTTTCAAGACAAAGGAATGGTCAAATGGATGCAAATGGATTTACAAAACTGGACAAAACATCACCACACAGAAAGGGAGAATTAGATTCTTGCAAGTCCGCATCCAATATCCCGAAGTGGTCTCTTCTTCAATTCGATGATGAATCGGATTCACTCTGCGGATCGGAAACAGCTGACAAGAAGACAAATCACCATGGCAACAGTTTCCAAGCAACAAATAATGTCCTGCAGAGGACTAACCAAGAAACAGCAGTCAAAGTCAGTAGTAGAAGTGCAACAACTACGAGGACTTCAGGTGTTTACTCAGATTCCACGCAAACACTTTCGAAAAACAATGAATCTGCAATGAAATCAACCGAAGACATGCACATGAATGAGCGGCGCGCCAAAAATACAGCACGTTACGTGAAAGAAGTTGAAAGTCAGTTACCTTCCCGAAGGAAATATCCAAGTG AGCCTAGcaatttacaaaatcaaaatatacccTGCGGAAAAATAACGAGGAcacaagaaaatgtcgttaaaatCAGCGACAGCAGATTTTCAATTTCCACACCGGAAAGTG AGTCTGGGTATACAGAATCGTTTTCTGTGAGTCAGATAT CGTTTGTGTCCTCGGACCAGCAAGAGATTAGAGAATCAACTGCAG AACAAACAAGACAGATTCTAGAAACGCATGCAGTTAGTTCGGAGATTTCTAGGCACAGACGTCTAAAGGAAGCGAAAAGGATTCTTGACCGAGATGGTGTTGTGTTTCTTGTTAGCCGAAATGGTTCAGGATCCTCTCATTTAGGATGGGACTTGCTTTCGTTAGACACAAATACAGAAAAGTACAATTTGCTAGAAGTAGATCATTTTCAAATATGTACACGGTCAAAAGAATCTGCGACTTTTCTCGCAGACGATGCGTTCGGAATATCTAACTTAGATAAGTCCGCTCTTGATAAATGGCTTAGATATGTAAACGTAAGTAAGCGAAACAAGTCAAGAAATGTCAAATTCATTTTTACCGTAAAACATCACATACTACGTCAGTGTGAAGACAAACTGTCTGATTATGAAAAATGTATTGTCGACGTAGAAAGGCTACGACTGCAGATGGACAGCGAAGAGATGTTAGATATCATGATAAATATGGTTGAAAACAACaaagataaatttaaaatagttcttACCGAAGAAAATGTCCCAGTTGAGAAAAAGAGTAAAAGCAGAAAATATGCCAAGCTTTCAAAACAACTTCTTTCTGACATCTCTGAAAATGCATCTGCCGTCGGATTTCCTAAGAGGTTTCAGAAGTTCATTCAGAACAaagcaaatatcaaacagggcTTACACTATTTTACACTCCCTAGTAAAAATGATCTAAATGACATGACTGATATGAAGCGTTCTGATTTGGACTCATTCCTTACTTTGGTTCTGATAGCACTTTATGGTGAGTTAAAACTGGCAGAGGTCTGCAGCATAGATCAAAAACGTCACGAATGTGCAATCAAGCGGTCGTTTAAGAAGacaaagaaaaaaactaaaaaaagaacCAGATCTAAAGAAGAGCGTATTGAAGAATCGACTGAGATTCCATGGTGGATAGAAATTATAAATCATTATGCGCAGCACTGTAAGGATTCCCTTTATGAATCTGTCGAAACGGGGATAACTCTTTTGAAAGGATACTGCATTAGGGAAGACAAGAAGGACGTGTTCGGTTTCGCAGCTCCTTGCGTGAAAAATGCAGTCTTTCTGACATTTGGCCAAGATTTTCCGCAGCACATTCTGAAAGTTTGCGATCTGTCATTCTTTAAAGATTGTGTTTGCAGTGACAGATATTTCATAACAGATAAGACCAAATGTGTTAAGATTGATGTTTCGAATAAAGTTGTCTGTAGTGAGGCGAACAAAAGGCTGTTGGAACTACATGCAAATGGTGATATACAGTCTTTTGCGAAGCACAAACTTCTTGAAGATGGGATTTTCATTCAGCAATTTATTGACTCGTTTGGAAAGAATATTGATCAGCTTTGGAATGTTATCAAGAACGACGGGGGGAATATGGCAAGATGTGTTATATCGTGCTCGCTAGAAAACAAGTCGAGCTCGCATCACGGTATGGTAGGAAATTTGGTATATTCAATCCTTCGTCACAAGGTCTGGAATCAGAAGAGAAAGGGTAATCGGGAATGGACGTCACAGAAGGAGTCTGAAGTCATCAAACACTGTTGCGAACAAGGCgatacagaaatatattttgaactgAGGAGAAAATACAACATTCCGGTCAACTTCCAATGTCTTCAGTTAGCCATAAAAAGTGGGTCATATGCTATAGTTAATGACATTATGGGATCCGTTGGAAAAGATTTATCTGACGAAGAAAAATGCAAGGGCATGGAGCGTGCTTTAATTCAGTTTTCAAGGAACCCATCGAAATGTCACCATGATGTTGTAAAGGCCCTGCTGAAAGTTGTATCAGTTGATTACAAGATTAAAGGTGTGGATCCGATCATCCATACTGCTGGTAAAACAGGTGATACTCGTGTTTTGGTTACTCTTGAAGTGTTTGATGGGGACATAAATGTTACAAACTCAGAGGGCAAAACCATTCTTCATGAGGCTATCAAACGGAAAAAGACAGCATTTATGACAGTGGCCCTCAACCATGGAGCTGATCAGAGAAAGGCAGACAGaagtggtcttctaccaattCATGAAGGAGCAATACAAAACAAACCACATATGATTCGGTTACTCATGAAAGCCGATGAAAATATTGCCATGACAAGGGACAAGTATGGACGTCAACCACTACATTATGCAGCTATTAACAAAAGTTTTGAAGCAGCAAATTGTCTAATAGAGCATGGTGTTGAAATAGACGCATATGATTATAAACAGAAAACACCTTTGCACTATGCCGCAGAATCTGGGAAAGGAACTGTTGTTCACAGCCTTCTGgaagctaatgcagatattaacaAGCAAGATAAAGATGGGCACTCGCCGTTGCTATTCGCGTGTAAAAATGGAAATGTACAGGGCGTCAAACGACTTCTGCGCAAAAGAGAATTTATGAAACTGAACGTAAATACACCCTGCAATGGTATGTTCCTAGTGCATTTTGCGGCTTCTAGTGGCGAGAGGAAAGTTTTCCAGATGTTGACTGACGCGGGAGCACATATTAAAGAAGTTACACAGGATAGTAATGACACTGTTCTCCATATTGCAGTAGAGAAAGGTCACAACAAACTGGTATATCATATACTTCAGAAAGACGATTCGCTAATTGGATGTAGAAATAAGAAAGGTGAAGTTCCGCTACATATAGCAGCTCGACATGGCAACCTGTCAGTAACACGTACTCTACTAGCCCATGGAGCCGAAAGGTCGCCGATAAACAAGCGTTCCGAAACACCTATAAGCCTTGTCGAGCGGAAACTTTCAGAACTTAAAAGACACACAGAAGAGTATGAAAACTATTACTCGGTAAAGATGCTTCTATCAGGACACAAGGTCATGCTTGAGACCGCTTTATAA
- the LOC128548921 gene encoding uncharacterized protein LOC128548921 → MIPSRNLLKDKITETEKTYLLQYLELMIEERASVLLLCPLVKKMSDLYEDELMTEKRERLLLLCRLLMKEMSDLYEDEHMIEERARELLMYPLAKEMFEFYDDEVALQRKLTFREVVEEIGMTFISLSLIPREVETKIEHSISHAQTKAELISSVIIIIVNLFPLLRRKNPFGFFDHIIQMDNAEIMYRLLEGLVMNDWWIWTGYSRAASS, encoded by the coding sequence atgattccTTCCAGGAACTTGCTGAAGGATAAAATCACAGAGACAGAAAAAACATACTTATTGCAATATCTTGAACTTATGATTGAAGAAAGGGCAAGCGTTTTACTGCTGTGTCCCTTGGTGAAGAAGATGTCTGATTTGTATGAAGATGAACTGATGACTGAAAAAAGGGAAAGGTTATTACTGCTGTGTCGTCTCTTGATGAAGGAGATGTCTGATTTATATGAAGATGAACATATGATTGAAGAAAGGGCAAGGGAATTACTGATGTATCCTTTGGCGAAGGAGATGTTTGAGTTTTATGACGATGAAGTTGCTTTACAGCGTAAGCTTACATTCAGAGAAGTAGTAGAAGAGATTGGTATGACCTTTATTTCACTTTCCCTAATTCCACGTGAAGTAGAGACCAAAATAGAACATTCGATAAGTCACGCACAGACAAAGGCTGAACTTATAAgttctgttataataataattgtgAATCTGTTTCCTCTTTTACGAAGGAAAAATCCGTTTGGATTTTTCGACCACATTATTCAGATGGACAACGCAGAGATTATGTATCGTCTTCTAGAAGGATTAGTAATGAACGATTGGTGGATATGGACCGGCTATAGCAGAGCAGCGTCTTCTTAA